Proteins co-encoded in one Rattus rattus isolate New Zealand chromosome 5, Rrattus_CSIRO_v1, whole genome shotgun sequence genomic window:
- the LOC116900431 gene encoding olfactory receptor 4C15-like, which translates to MYNQSFVNEFILLGLSQNPQIKKISFVIFLLVYIATLLGNMMIVVTIVYSPALLGSPMYFFLAFLSFLDACVSSVVTPKMIVDMVYERKSISFECCMTQVFAVHFLTAVEVIVLAAMAYDRYVAICKPLHYSSIMNRRLCGTLVGVAWAGGFLHSIIQIAFTLPLPFCGPNVIDHFICDLFPLLKLACTDTHIFIILVFANSGSICIIIFSFLLISYGVILFSLRAHSSEGRRKALSTCGSHITVVVFFFVPCILIYARPTSAFFFEKNVFVFTDVLTPLLNPMVYTFRNKEMINAIRKMWKRLIVVSDKY; encoded by the coding sequence ATGTACAACCAGAGTTTTGTCAATGAATTCATACTTCTGGGGCTTTCACAAAACCcgcaaattaagaaaatatcatttgttatatttttattggtcTATATTGCAACTCTTCTGGGTAACATGATGATTGTGGTGACCATCGTCTACAGCCCTGCCCTTCTGGGCTcacccatgtacttcttcttGGCATTCCTGTCCTTCTTGGATGCATGTGTCTCCTCTGTTGTCACACCAAAGATGATCGTGGACATGGTTTATGAGAGGAAGAGCATCTCTTTTGAATGTTGTATGACACAGGTCTTTGCTGTGCACTTTCTTACTGCTGTGGAGGTCATTGTCCTGGcagccatggcctatgaccgctatgtggccatttgCAAGCCATTACATTACTCTTCCATCATGAATCGGAGGCTCTGTGGCACTCTGGTGGGGGTAGCCTGGGCTGGAGGATTCTTGCATTCTATCATACAAATTGCCTTTACTTTGCCTTTGCCCTTCTGTGGACCCAATGTCATTGATCATTTCATATGTGACTTGTTTCCATTGTTGAAGCTTGcctgcactgacacacacatttttatcattttggtGTTTGCCAACAGTGGGTCTATCTGCATAATTATATTCTCATTTTTGCTTATTTCCTATGGTGTGATATTGTTCTCTCTGAGAGCACACAGCTCTGAAGGGCGCCGTAAGGCTCTCTCTACCTGTGGATCCCATATTACagttgtagtttttttctttgttccttgtatattaatatatgcacGGCCcacatctgcatttttttttgagaaaaatgtttttgtatTTACAGATGTTCTGACACCATTGCTCAATCCTATGGTTTACACTTTCAGGAATAAGGAAATGATAAATGCCATCAGAAAAATGTGGAAGAGGCTAATAGTTGTTTctgataaatattaa
- the LOC116900434 gene encoding olfactory receptor 4C15-like — protein MQNQSSVTEFIILGLSQNPKIEKILFVVFLLVYLATVGGNMIIVVTIMYSPALLGCPMYFFLAFLSFQDACVSSTVTPKMIVDFLHEKRTISFGCCMTQLFSVHFFSGAEMIVLAVMAYDRYVAICKPLHYSSILTRRLCSILVAISWTGGFLHAIIQIIFTLQLPFCGPNIIDHYMCDLFPLLKLACTDTHIFVLLIFANSGAICIIIFSLLLVSYGVILFSLRAHSSEGRRKALSTCGAHITVVVLFLVPCILIYARDTSAFSFEKDTLLFVNVLTPLFNPMVYTFRNKEMINAIRKMWKRLIVVFVRY, from the coding sequence ATGCAAAACCAGAGTTCTGTTACTGAGTTCATAATCTTGGGGCTTTCTCAGAAcccaaaaattgaaaaaatattgtttgttgtatttttattagTCTATTTGGCAACTGTAGGGGGCAACATGATTATTGTGGTGACCATCATGTACAGCCCTGCACTGCTGGGCTGTCCCATGTACTTCTTCTTGGCATTCCTGTCCTTTCAAGATGCATGTGTCTCTTCTACAGTTACACCCAAGATGATTGTAGACTTCTTACACGAGAAGAGGACCATTTCCTTTGGCTGCTGCATGACACAACTGTTTTCAGTCCATTTCTTCTCAGGGGCAGAAATGATTGTCCTGGCtgtcatggcctatgaccgctacgTAGCTATTTGCAAGCCCTTGCACTACTCTTCCATTCTTACCCGGAGGCTCTGCAGCATTTTGGTAGCAATATCCTGGACAGGGGGCTTCTTACATGCTATCATACAAATTATATTCACATTGCAGCTGCCTTTCTGTGGACCCAATATCATTGATCATTACATGTGTGACTTGTTTCCATTGCTAAAACTTGCCTGCACTGACACTcatatatttgttcttttgataTTTGCAAACAGTGGTGCTATCTGCATCATAATCTTCTCCCTGTTACTTGTTTCCTATGGTGTCATTTTGTTCTCTCTGAGGGCCCACAGTTCTGAAGGTCGACGGAAAGCTCTTTCCacctgtggagcccacattacTGTTGTGGTTTTGTTCCTTGTTCCATGCATCTTAATATATGCACGGGATACATCTGcattctcctttgagaaggacACACTTTTATTTGTCAATGTCCTGACACCACTCTTCAATCCTATGGTTTACACTTTCAGGAATAAGGAAATGATAAATGCCATCAGGAAAATGTGGAAGAGGCTAATAGTggtttttgttagatattag
- the LOC116900432 gene encoding olfactory receptor 4C15-like — MQNQSFVTEFILLGLSQNPKVEKILFIIFLLLYLATIGGNMTIVVTIVWNPALLGSPMYFFLAFLSLLDACVSSIVTPKMIIDLFYKRKSISFECCMTQVFSVHFFSAVEVIILAAMAYDRYVAICKPLHYSSIMNRRLCGILVGVAWAGGFLHSIIQIIFTLQLPFCGPNFIDHFICDLFPLLKLACTDTHIFVILVFANSGSICIIIFSFLLVSYGVILFSLRTHSSEGRRKALSTCGSHITVVVLFFVPCILIYARPTSPFSLEKNVFIFADVLTPLLNPMVYTFRNKEMKNAIRKMWRKLLVAPNTY; from the coding sequence ATGCAAAACCAGAGCTTTGTCACTGAGTTCATACTCCTGGGACTTTCACAAAACCCAAAAGTTGAGAAAATCTTATTCATTATATTCTTACTGCTTTACCTTGCAACAATCGGGGGCAACATGACTATTGTGGTGACCATTGTTTGGAACCCTGCATTGCTGGGCTCCCCTATGTACTTCTTCTTGGCATTCTTGTCCTTACTGGATGCATGTGTCTCTTCTATTGTCACACCCAAGATGATTATAGATTTATTCTATAAGAGGAAGAGCATCTCTTTTGAATGCTGCATGACACAAGTGTTTTCTGTCCACTTTTTCAGTGCTGTGGAGGTGATCATTCTGGcagccatggcctatgaccgctatgtggccatttgTAAGCCCTTGCACTACTCTTCCATTATGAACAGGAGGCTCTGTGGCATCCTGGTGGGGGTAGCGTGGGCAGGGGGATTTTTGCATTCTATCATACAAATCATATTCACTTTGCAGTTGCCCTTCTGTGGACCCAATTTTATTGATCATTTCATATGTGACTTGTTTCCATTACTGAAGCTTGcctgcactgacacacacatatttgtCATTTTGGTGTTTGCCAACAGTGGGTCTATCTGCAtcattatcttttcctttttgcttgtttCCTATGGTGTCATCTTGTTCTCTCTGAGAACCCACAGTTCTGAAGGAAGACGGAAAGCTCTCTCTACCTGTGGGTCCCACATTActgttgtggttttgttctttgttccaTGCATACTAATATATGCACGACCTACATCTCCATTCTCTTTggagaaaaatgtatttatatttgctGATGTCTTAACACCATTACTCAATCCTATGGTTTACACTTTCAGgaataaggaaatgaagaatgccatcaggaaaatgtggagaaaacTATTAGTGGCTCCtaacacatattaa